One Psychrobacillus glaciei genomic region harbors:
- a CDS encoding ABC transporter ATP-binding protein, with protein sequence MSKQTKSHTQGGRPMGPGGGPGGGNMMMGGQKAKNFKGTLKRLLTYLKPRRNQLIAVVIAAILSTVFSIVGPKIMGNAITELFTGAYAKMTGVPGATIDFTAIGRLLLLLTALYVISSLFSYIQQYIMSSVAQKTVYDLREEVNNKLEKLPLKYYDGRPNGETLSRVTNDIDTIGSTLQQSLTQFITSVVTIVGIIVMMLTISPILTLISIVSLPLSMFVIQPILKRSQKHFADQQRTLGQLNGHIEEMYTGHQVVKVFGHEKKAVAEFDEVNEKLYDAGRRAQFISGIIMPMMSFIGNLSYVVISVVGGLLVTQRAISIGDIQAFITYTRQFTQPVMQTANIANIIQSTVAAAERVFELLDETEEEREVTTEHLSSAEGAVTFEQVDFGYGEELLIENMNINVLPGQTVAIVGPTGAGKTTLINLLMRFYELNDGKIMIDGHDTRKMSRTDLRTTFGMVLQDTWLFNGTIKDNIAFGKDGATDEEIFDAAKTARADHFIRTLPDGYDTILNEEASNISQGQKQLITIARAILANPPIMILDEATSSVDTRTELLIQQAMNRLMEGRTSFVIAHRLSTIRDADLILVMNQGKVIEQGTHIELIEENGFYADLYNSQFSTKTAI encoded by the coding sequence ATGAGCAAGCAAACAAAGTCGCACACTCAAGGCGGACGTCCAATGGGACCTGGTGGAGGACCCGGTGGCGGAAACATGATGATGGGTGGGCAAAAGGCTAAGAATTTTAAAGGAACATTAAAACGTCTCCTTACTTATTTAAAACCCCGTCGCAATCAATTAATTGCAGTGGTCATCGCAGCTATCTTAAGTACTGTTTTTTCTATTGTGGGACCGAAAATTATGGGGAATGCGATTACTGAATTGTTTACAGGTGCATACGCAAAAATGACCGGAGTACCTGGTGCAACAATCGATTTTACTGCAATTGGAAGACTTCTTCTTCTGTTAACAGCTTTATATGTGATCAGTAGTTTGTTTAGCTATATTCAGCAATACATTATGTCCAGTGTTGCACAAAAAACAGTCTATGATTTACGTGAAGAAGTAAACAACAAACTAGAAAAACTTCCACTTAAGTATTATGATGGTCGACCTAACGGTGAGACATTAAGTCGCGTAACAAATGACATCGATACCATTGGAAGCACACTTCAACAAAGTTTAACGCAATTTATCACCTCGGTTGTTACAATTGTCGGTATTATTGTGATGATGTTAACGATTAGCCCAATTCTTACATTAATTTCTATCGTTAGTTTGCCATTATCAATGTTTGTGATCCAGCCCATATTGAAAAGATCACAAAAACATTTTGCTGACCAACAACGAACACTCGGTCAGTTAAATGGACACATCGAAGAAATGTATACAGGACATCAAGTAGTAAAAGTATTTGGACATGAGAAAAAAGCGGTCGCTGAGTTTGATGAAGTGAATGAGAAATTGTATGATGCCGGACGTAGAGCGCAATTTATCTCCGGTATTATTATGCCTATGATGTCCTTCATCGGAAACTTGAGCTATGTCGTAATAAGCGTCGTCGGAGGATTATTAGTTACACAACGTGCCATTTCGATCGGTGATATTCAAGCATTCATTACGTATACTCGTCAGTTTACTCAACCCGTTATGCAAACGGCCAATATCGCCAACATTATCCAATCAACAGTCGCAGCAGCAGAACGTGTCTTTGAATTACTTGATGAGACAGAAGAAGAAAGAGAAGTAACGACTGAACACTTATCAAGTGCAGAAGGTGCCGTGACATTTGAACAAGTTGACTTTGGTTATGGAGAAGAATTATTAATTGAAAATATGAATATCAATGTATTACCAGGTCAAACGGTAGCAATTGTAGGACCAACTGGTGCTGGGAAAACAACCTTGATTAATTTATTGATGAGATTTTATGAGCTAAATGATGGGAAAATAATGATTGATGGTCACGACACTCGAAAAATGTCGCGTACTGATCTACGGACAACATTTGGTATGGTTCTTCAAGATACATGGTTATTTAATGGAACTATTAAAGACAATATTGCATTTGGAAAAGATGGAGCGACGGATGAAGAAATTTTCGATGCAGCCAAAACGGCGCGTGCCGATCATTTTATCCGCACTTTACCGGATGGCTATGATACCATTTTAAATGAAGAAGCATCCAATATTTCACAAGGACAAAAACAACTTATCACGATTGCTAGAGCTATTCTTGCTAATCCACCGATTATGATTTTAGATGAAGCGACTTCTAGTGTAGACACTCGTACGGAATTGCTTATCCAACAAGCGATGAACCGTTTAATGGAAGGACGAACAAGTTTCGTCATCGCCCATCGTCTATCTACAATAAGAGATGCTGATTTAATATTAGTCATGAATCAAGGAAAAGTAATTGAACAAGGAACACATATTGAACTCATTGAAGAAAATGGATTCTACGCTGATCTATATAACAGCCAGTTTTCAACAAAAACTGCCATTTAA
- a CDS encoding ABC transporter ATP-binding protein, with protein MIKLLKNLSFYKWIVIAVFGLVFIQSMSDLYLPTLMADIIDKGVVVGDTPYIWKIGGLMLLVAAFGAIASVVASFYSSKAAMGLGKDIRRKVFKHVEQFSLQDFDEFGTASLITRTTNDITQVQQVVIMMLRMVISAPIMFVGGLIMAVSKDAKLSLVLVLTTPVLIGAVLLILYKGVPLFKIVQKRLDRLNLVLRENLTGIRVIRAFNHEKQEKLRLQNANKELTDVSIKVNKVMAFLMPVMMLVMNLTVVAVIWFGGIRIDGGAMQIGDLMAFIQYVMQIMFALVMASMMFIMIPRAAVSANRINEVLNKIPTSLNEGSKKANKERGTLEFDHVTFSYPGAEEPALSNINFQAKSGEITAIIGGTGAGKSTLVNLIPRFYDVISGTIRVNGVDVRESSQDEVRSKIGFVPQKALLFSGTIKENIRFGKQDATQEEIEHAARIAQAEDFISRMDEGFDSVIAQGGSNVSGGQKQRLSIARALIRKPDIYIFDDSFSALDFKTDAKLRAALKDETKNSTVVIVAQRVSSVVDADQIIVLDKGEIAGIGTHKELLENNRVYREIVESQLSEEEIA; from the coding sequence ATGATTAAACTACTAAAAAATTTGTCCTTCTATAAGTGGATTGTTATAGCTGTTTTTGGATTAGTTTTTATTCAATCCATGTCAGATCTTTACTTACCTACTTTAATGGCAGACATTATTGATAAAGGGGTCGTTGTCGGGGATACACCTTATATTTGGAAGATAGGTGGGTTGATGCTTTTAGTTGCCGCATTTGGAGCGATCGCATCAGTCGTTGCCAGTTTTTATTCGTCAAAAGCTGCAATGGGTCTCGGGAAAGATATTCGTCGCAAAGTATTTAAACATGTAGAACAATTTTCTCTACAAGACTTTGATGAGTTTGGTACGGCATCCCTTATTACGAGAACGACGAATGATATTACACAGGTACAGCAAGTAGTTATTATGATGTTGCGTATGGTTATTAGTGCACCAATCATGTTTGTTGGCGGACTAATTATGGCTGTATCCAAAGATGCCAAACTATCTTTGGTTCTTGTACTTACTACGCCTGTATTGATAGGTGCTGTGTTATTAATACTTTATAAAGGGGTACCCCTTTTTAAAATCGTTCAAAAACGACTAGATCGTTTAAATCTTGTATTACGAGAAAACTTAACTGGTATTCGAGTAATTCGTGCATTCAATCATGAAAAACAAGAGAAGTTGCGACTTCAAAATGCAAACAAGGAACTAACAGATGTTTCCATTAAAGTAAACAAAGTAATGGCTTTTTTAATGCCAGTCATGATGCTTGTGATGAATTTAACAGTTGTTGCAGTTATTTGGTTTGGTGGGATTCGCATTGATGGTGGCGCTATGCAAATTGGTGATTTAATGGCATTTATACAATACGTTATGCAAATAATGTTCGCACTTGTAATGGCTTCTATGATGTTCATTATGATTCCGCGTGCCGCAGTATCTGCAAACCGTATCAATGAAGTACTCAACAAAATACCAACATCGTTAAATGAGGGATCAAAAAAAGCGAACAAAGAACGAGGTACGCTTGAATTTGATCATGTAACTTTTAGCTATCCAGGAGCAGAAGAGCCTGCTTTATCAAATATTAACTTCCAAGCGAAATCGGGTGAAATTACGGCGATTATCGGAGGAACAGGTGCCGGTAAATCGACACTCGTCAACTTGATACCACGTTTTTACGATGTAATAAGCGGGACAATTCGGGTAAACGGCGTAGATGTTCGGGAATCTTCTCAAGATGAAGTGCGTTCTAAGATTGGCTTTGTACCCCAAAAAGCACTATTGTTTTCAGGAACAATAAAAGAAAACATTCGCTTTGGAAAACAAGATGCTACACAGGAAGAGATTGAACATGCTGCTCGAATTGCGCAAGCGGAAGACTTTATCAGTAGAATGGACGAAGGATTCGATTCCGTCATTGCACAAGGTGGTTCGAATGTATCTGGTGGACAAAAACAACGCTTATCAATTGCAAGAGCTCTTATCCGAAAACCTGATATTTACATCTTTGATGATAGCTTCTCTGCGCTCGATTTTAAAACAGATGCCAAATTAAGAGCTGCACTGAAAGACGAAACAAAAAATTCAACAGTAGTGATCGTTGCACAGCGCGTGAGTTCTGTAGTCGATGCCGATCAAATCATCGTACTAGATAAAGGCGAAATTGCAGGAATTGGTACACATAAAGAACTTCTTGAAAATAATCGTGTATACCGAGAAATCGTTGAATCGCAGCTTTCAGAGGAGGAAATCGCATGA
- a CDS encoding MarR family winged helix-turn-helix transcriptional regulator, with protein sequence MQFVQKIALEHDLTVPQYSLLMTIAPHREITQKQLGEIVQIPKSTLSQSVDVLVQAGWIEREPVPDNRREMQLILNETGKMLFEQINRQKGTLHQVIDSVLETLPKRQYEEFQATLHYIADYLEKETSTKENTQND encoded by the coding sequence ATGCAATTTGTTCAAAAAATTGCATTAGAACATGATTTAACCGTACCTCAATATTCGCTTCTTATGACAATTGCCCCACATAGGGAAATTACACAAAAGCAATTAGGAGAGATTGTACAAATTCCAAAGAGTACGTTAAGTCAGTCGGTTGATGTACTCGTACAAGCTGGATGGATTGAGCGAGAACCGGTTCCCGACAACCGCCGGGAAATGCAGCTAATACTTAATGAAACAGGGAAAATGTTGTTTGAACAGATTAATCGACAAAAAGGGACACTTCATCAAGTAATTGATTCCGTTTTAGAAACACTTCCTAAAAGACAATATGAAGAATTCCAAGCTACGCTTCACTATATCGCCGACTATTTAGAAAAAGAAACTAGTACAAAGGAGAACACACAGAATGATTAA
- a CDS encoding YunC family protein: protein MINMQPIYIEGITFLAISVELPKTNLLTVSNDKGYIMCGALDVALLNEKLKDRKVIAGRAVGVKTIQQLLDAPLESVTYEAEELGITKGMIGREALLRMI, encoded by the coding sequence ATGATTAATATGCAACCAATTTATATTGAAGGTATTACATTTTTAGCCATTTCGGTTGAATTACCAAAAACAAACTTGCTTACAGTATCAAATGATAAAGGTTATATTATGTGCGGTGCACTCGACGTAGCACTTTTAAATGAAAAATTAAAAGATCGTAAAGTTATTGCAGGTAGAGCAGTAGGCGTTAAAACCATTCAGCAGCTTTTAGATGCACCACTAGAGTCAGTCACTTATGAAGCAGAAGAACTAGGAATTACAAAAGGAATGATAGGAAGAGAAGCACTTTTAAGAATGATTTAA
- the cax gene encoding calcium/proton exchanger, with the protein MVNKFFAILVFVGVPLVIVGALINWSDMLMFFLSCASIIGLSGYIGRATESLAIVSGPRVGGLLNATFGNAVELIISIFTLKAGMVGIVLASLTGSVLGNLLLVLGLSFFAGGIKFKRQRFSVHAARYNSGLLIFAVIVAFVIPEVFSITMSSQKTLSLSIGIAIVLIALYLAGLFFKLVTHRGIFASTDQPEVTTEVPEWTKKKSILILLLATVVVAFVSEQLVHTFEMLGTKFGWTELFIGVIIVAIVGNAAEHVSAITMAVKNKMDVSVEIAVGSTLQVAMFVAPVLVLVSLFMPKSMSLVFTLPELVAMITAALLVINLSNDGESNWFEGLTLFAAYLIMGIGFYLL; encoded by the coding sequence TTGGTGAATAAGTTTTTTGCCATTTTAGTTTTCGTTGGTGTTCCATTAGTTATTGTTGGAGCATTAATTAATTGGTCAGATATGCTTATGTTCTTCCTTAGCTGCGCTAGTATTATCGGGCTTTCTGGATATATAGGACGTGCAACGGAAAGTTTGGCAATTGTGAGTGGGCCAAGGGTAGGCGGATTATTAAATGCAACATTTGGAAACGCAGTAGAACTTATTATTTCTATATTCACATTAAAGGCGGGTATGGTTGGAATTGTACTTGCATCACTTACAGGTTCTGTTTTAGGAAATTTACTGCTTGTGCTGGGACTTTCTTTTTTTGCAGGTGGAATTAAGTTTAAAAGACAAAGGTTTAGTGTACATGCTGCTAGATACAATTCTGGTTTGCTTATATTCGCTGTTATTGTGGCGTTTGTTATTCCGGAAGTATTCTCTATTACCATGAGTTCTCAAAAAACATTGAGTTTGAGTATTGGTATTGCAATCGTCTTAATTGCACTTTATCTTGCTGGACTCTTTTTTAAATTAGTTACACATCGTGGTATTTTTGCTTCTACCGATCAACCGGAAGTAACTACAGAAGTACCAGAATGGACGAAAAAGAAGTCCATATTGATTTTACTTTTGGCAACTGTAGTAGTTGCTTTTGTGTCGGAACAATTGGTACATACATTTGAAATGCTTGGTACAAAGTTTGGTTGGACAGAGTTATTCATAGGAGTTATTATCGTAGCGATTGTTGGAAATGCGGCAGAGCACGTTTCTGCTATTACGATGGCGGTAAAAAACAAAATGGATGTATCTGTGGAAATTGCAGTTGGTTCAACATTGCAGGTGGCAATGTTTGTAGCACCTGTTCTTGTTCTTGTGTCGCTCTTTATGCCGAAATCGATGTCGCTCGTTTTTACTTTGCCAGAATTGGTTGCGATGATAACCGCTGCGCTTCTTGTGATTAATCTATCAAACGATGGTGAATCGAACTGGTTTGAAGGTCTGACACTATTTGCTGCATATTTGATTATGGGAATTGGTTTTTATCTCCTTTGA